Proteins co-encoded in one Bradyrhizobium sp. 170 genomic window:
- a CDS encoding 1-acyl-sn-glycerol-3-phosphate acyltransferase, giving the protein MGSQVSLPLWVVVLMAILAILAALDRILIPSVRWALRRRANRAIEELNTKLRLRIQPFKLTKRQVLTDRLVFDPEVLRAAEEYSAETGVPNEVAMEKVRRYAREIVPAFSAYAYFHVGTRIARAVSHMLYRVRIGVRNDEALAAVDPASSVIFVINHRSNMDYVLVTYVAATSSALSYAVGEWAKVWGLSNLIRSMGAYFIARDSGEALYRKVLSRYVHMATAAGVTQAIFPEGGLSRDGKLRPPKFGLLSYMVAGFDPLGPRDVVFIPVAVNYDRVLEDRMLTSVANAEPGKKPVFGFNAAILARHFFRHLWLAMRGEWHRFGYTCVSFGVPVSLRNYVEARKIDFRVLAAEPRRIEVERLGNELMEAVGRVVPALPVSLVSTAVLEAGDQPLTLFEIKGRVSTLIDDLEKLGSYVHIPRADRDYAISVGLRMLTLRHLVIEADDTYRANPKELVLLQYYANAIVHLFKDREPRTGRDSP; this is encoded by the coding sequence ATGGGGTCGCAGGTAAGCTTGCCGCTCTGGGTCGTTGTCCTGATGGCGATCCTCGCGATCCTGGCGGCGCTGGATCGCATCCTCATTCCCAGCGTGCGCTGGGCGCTGCGTCGGCGCGCTAATCGTGCCATCGAGGAACTCAACACCAAACTCAGGCTTCGCATTCAGCCCTTCAAGCTGACCAAGCGTCAGGTGCTGACCGATCGTCTGGTGTTCGATCCTGAAGTGCTGCGGGCGGCCGAGGAATATTCGGCCGAAACCGGCGTGCCGAACGAAGTCGCGATGGAAAAGGTGCGGCGCTACGCCCGCGAGATCGTTCCGGCGTTCAGCGCCTATGCTTATTTTCACGTCGGGACGCGGATCGCGCGGGCCGTTTCCCATATGCTGTACCGGGTGCGGATCGGCGTCCGCAACGACGAGGCGTTGGCCGCCGTCGATCCGGCCTCGTCGGTGATCTTCGTCATCAATCATCGCTCGAACATGGATTACGTGCTGGTGACCTACGTCGCCGCCACCTCGTCGGCGCTGAGCTACGCCGTCGGCGAATGGGCCAAGGTCTGGGGCCTCAGCAATCTGATCCGCTCGATGGGAGCCTATTTCATCGCGCGCGATTCCGGCGAGGCGCTCTATCGCAAGGTGCTTTCGCGCTATGTTCACATGGCTACCGCAGCGGGTGTCACGCAGGCGATTTTCCCGGAAGGCGGGCTCAGCCGCGACGGAAAGCTGCGTCCGCCGAAATTCGGGCTGTTGAGTTACATGGTGGCGGGCTTCGATCCGCTCGGTCCGCGCGACGTGGTGTTCATCCCAGTCGCCGTCAACTATGACCGCGTGCTGGAAGACCGCATGTTGACTTCGGTGGCCAATGCCGAGCCCGGGAAGAAGCCGGTGTTCGGCTTCAACGCGGCGATCCTTGCGCGCCATTTCTTCCGCCATCTGTGGCTGGCAATGCGCGGCGAGTGGCATCGCTTCGGATATACCTGCGTGAGTTTTGGCGTGCCGGTGTCGCTGCGAAATTATGTCGAGGCAAGGAAGATCGATTTTCGCGTTCTCGCAGCCGAGCCGCGCCGCATCGAGGTTGAAAGGCTCGGCAACGAATTGATGGAGGCCGTCGGCCGCGTGGTGCCGGCGCTGCCGGTCTCGCTGGTCTCGACCGCCGTGCTGGAGGCCGGCGACCAGCCGCTGACGTTGTTCGAAATCAAGGGCCGCGTTTCAACCTTGATCGACGACCTCGAAAAACTCGGAAGCTATGTTCACATCCCCCGCGCCGATCGCGACTACGCCATCTCCGTCGGCCTGCGGATGCTGACGCTGCGCCATCTGGTGATCGAGGCCGACGACACCTACCGCGCCAACCCGAAAGAGCTCGTGCTGTTGCAGTACTACGCGAACGCGATCGTCCATCTGTTCAAGGACAGGGAGCCGCGGACGGGACGCGACAGTCCGTAG
- a CDS encoding enoyl-CoA hydratase family protein — MSKPANPVTLPLADYSPKHFLLAVVDRVATVTLNRPERKNPLTFESYRELTDFFRACAMDDEVKTIVVSGAGGNFSSGGDVFEIIGPLIQMDTKGLTAFTRMTGDLVKAMRACPQPIVAAVEGICAGAGAIVAMASDLRLAATGAKVAFLFNKVGLAGCDMGACAILPRIIGQSRASELLYTGRFMTAEEGEHWGFFSRIVTPDAVLPQAQLLAKQISDGPTFANTMTKRMLAMEWAMSVEEAIEAEAVAQALCMTTEDFARAFEAFSNKRTPVFRGN, encoded by the coding sequence ATGAGCAAACCCGCCAACCCCGTCACGCTGCCGCTGGCGGATTATTCGCCGAAGCATTTTCTGCTGGCCGTGGTCGATCGCGTCGCCACCGTGACGCTCAATCGTCCTGAACGCAAGAACCCGCTGACCTTCGAAAGCTATCGCGAGCTCACCGATTTCTTCCGCGCCTGCGCAATGGATGACGAGGTCAAGACCATCGTCGTGTCAGGCGCAGGCGGCAACTTCTCGTCCGGCGGCGACGTGTTCGAGATCATCGGTCCCCTGATTCAGATGGATACCAAGGGGCTGACCGCCTTTACCCGCATGACCGGCGATCTCGTCAAGGCGATGCGGGCGTGTCCGCAGCCGATCGTGGCCGCCGTCGAAGGCATCTGCGCCGGCGCGGGCGCGATCGTCGCCATGGCCTCGGACCTGCGTCTGGCCGCCACCGGCGCCAAGGTCGCGTTCCTGTTCAACAAGGTCGGCCTCGCCGGCTGCGACATGGGCGCCTGTGCGATCCTGCCGCGCATCATCGGCCAGTCGCGGGCCTCCGAACTGCTCTACACCGGCCGCTTCATGACCGCGGAGGAGGGCGAGCATTGGGGCTTCTTCAGCCGTATCGTCACCCCGGACGCGGTGCTGCCGCAGGCGCAGCTTCTGGCCAAGCAGATTTCCGATGGGCCCACCTTCGCCAACACCATGACCAAGCGTATGCTGGCGATGGAATGGGCGATGTCGGTGGAGGAAGCGATCGAGGCCGAAGCGGTTGCGCAAGCGCTCTGCATGACCACGGAGGATTTTGCCCGCGCGTTTGAGGCATTCTCGAACAAGCGGACCCCGGTGTTCCGGGGGAACTAG
- a CDS encoding CoA transferase, with protein MGGVLEGVRVLDFGRYIAGPYCATLLAEFGAEVIRVEKRDGSEDRFVAPVGEGGEGALFLQVNRNKKCITLDPMKPEGQEVMRRLVATADVVVANLPPQTLRAMKLDYDSLKAIKPDIILTTATAFGGPGPWSDRVGFDGVGQVMSGAVYMTGKGDPPYRAAVNWVDFGTALHCAFGTLAALIERGKSGRGQIVEGALLATALSFTNATLIEQAVIAANRVPTGNLGQTAAPADIYRTKDGWVLCQVTGHPLFIRWAKLMGEEDHWLDDPRFADDLKRGDNGPVISERMARWCAERTTQEAVDTLGRAMIPAGPVLSPQQALEHPHIRAAGFMQDVDYPGLPKPAPTARAAVRLSETPGEIVSRPPTLGEHTDRVLADIGYDAAAIAALRKNGII; from the coding sequence ATGGGGGGAGTTCTGGAGGGCGTTCGCGTCCTCGATTTCGGGCGCTATATCGCGGGGCCGTATTGCGCGACGTTGCTGGCCGAGTTCGGTGCGGAAGTCATTCGCGTGGAGAAGCGCGATGGCAGCGAGGATCGCTTTGTCGCACCCGTCGGCGAAGGCGGCGAGGGTGCGCTGTTCCTGCAGGTCAACCGCAACAAGAAATGCATCACGCTCGATCCGATGAAGCCGGAAGGGCAGGAGGTGATGCGCCGGCTGGTCGCCACTGCTGACGTCGTCGTCGCCAATCTGCCGCCGCAGACGCTGCGGGCGATGAAGCTCGATTACGACTCGCTGAAGGCGATCAAGCCGGACATTATCCTGACGACCGCGACCGCCTTCGGCGGTCCCGGGCCGTGGTCCGACCGCGTCGGCTTTGACGGCGTCGGGCAGGTGATGTCGGGCGCGGTCTACATGACAGGCAAAGGCGATCCGCCATACCGGGCCGCGGTGAACTGGGTCGATTTCGGCACGGCGCTGCATTGCGCGTTCGGCACGCTCGCCGCCCTGATCGAGCGCGGCAAATCCGGGCGCGGGCAGATCGTCGAGGGCGCGCTGCTGGCGACCGCGCTCTCCTTCACCAACGCGACGCTGATCGAGCAGGCCGTGATTGCCGCGAACCGTGTCCCCACCGGCAATCTCGGCCAGACCGCGGCGCCGGCCGATATCTACCGCACCAAAGACGGCTGGGTGCTGTGCCAGGTCACCGGGCACCCGCTGTTCATCCGCTGGGCAAAACTGATGGGCGAGGAGGATCACTGGCTGGACGACCCGCGCTTCGCCGACGATCTCAAGCGCGGCGACAACGGTCCTGTCATCAGCGAGCGCATGGCGCGCTGGTGCGCCGAGCGCACCACGCAGGAAGCGGTCGATACGCTGGGAAGAGCGATGATTCCGGCCGGCCCGGTGCTGAGCCCGCAACAGGCGCTGGAGCATCCGCACATCCGCGCCGCCGGCTTCATGCAGGATGTCGACTATCCGGGCCTGCCGAAGCCTGCGCCGACGGCACGCGCCGCGGTGCGGCTGTCGGAGACGCCGGGCGAAATCGTGTCGCGCCCGCCGACGCTCGGCGAGCACACCGACCGCGTGCTGGCCGATATCGGCTATGACGCGGCTGCGATCGCCGCGCTACGCAAGAACGGGATCATCTAG
- a CDS encoding alpha/beta hydrolase: protein MTLLSIPANPVPEGALAGTIGTPDGVTLRFARWAVPANGRGTVCVFTGRGEYIEKYFETVRDLRQRGYAVAMIDWRGQGHSSRRLDNPLKGHIQNFSEYEIDVAAFVKQVVLPDCPPPYFALAHSTGGAVMLRVAHAGIAPFERFVLCAPMIDLPGLRASLPMRGLMRMLRAGGMSERFIPGGNIDLIKSTGFPGNPLTSDPRRYARNAAILEADPTLGIASPTVAWLDAAFAAMGEFRSSEFAGRIRQPVLMLAAGDDTIVSAPAIAAFARNLPAGSHRVIAGAKHEILQEDDRYRAQLWAAFDAFMPG, encoded by the coding sequence ATGACGCTGCTGTCGATCCCGGCCAATCCTGTTCCGGAGGGGGCGCTTGCCGGGACAATCGGGACGCCGGATGGCGTCACGTTGCGCTTTGCGCGCTGGGCGGTGCCGGCCAACGGCAGGGGGACCGTCTGCGTCTTCACCGGGCGCGGGGAATACATCGAAAAATATTTCGAGACGGTGCGGGATCTGCGCCAGCGCGGTTATGCGGTGGCGATGATCGACTGGCGGGGACAGGGGCATTCCTCGCGCCGGCTGGACAATCCGCTCAAGGGCCATATCCAGAATTTTTCGGAGTACGAGATCGACGTGGCGGCCTTCGTTAAGCAGGTCGTGCTGCCGGATTGTCCGCCGCCCTATTTTGCACTGGCCCATTCGACGGGCGGCGCGGTCATGCTGCGCGTCGCGCATGCCGGCATCGCGCCGTTCGAACGCTTCGTGCTGTGCGCGCCGATGATCGACCTGCCGGGTCTGCGTGCGTCGCTGCCGATGCGCGGCCTGATGCGCATGCTGCGCGCGGGTGGAATGAGCGAGCGGTTTATTCCAGGCGGCAACATCGACCTGATCAAGTCGACGGGCTTTCCCGGCAATCCCCTGACCTCGGACCCGCGCCGCTATGCCCGCAACGCGGCTATCCTGGAGGCCGATCCGACGCTCGGGATTGCGTCGCCGACCGTGGCATGGCTCGACGCGGCCTTTGCGGCGATGGGCGAGTTTCGTTCGAGCGAGTTTGCCGGCCGGATTCGCCAGCCGGTCCTGATGCTCGCGGCAGGCGACGACACCATCGTATCGGCCCCTGCCATTGCCGCGTTTGCCCGGAATCTGCCGGCGGGATCGCATCGCGTGATTGCGGGTGCGAAGCACGAAATCCTGCAGGAAGACGACCGCTATCGCGCGCAGCTCTGGGCCGCATTCGATGCCTTCATGCCGGGGTAG
- a CDS encoding universal stress protein, with protein MSIKRILVPLPGSASHTGQIETALSTAKALGAHVQALFISQPPPVTRSGVTRSGLTATEMGRAVTAASVNWYAEERERSTRDARQVFVQACAVVGIPMLSADDEPGSPLAASWREAEGSYVEIAAQRAAAFDLMVAASATVMESFMAIAEQSLLQTRRPVLLAPARLQSDLTDSVMIAWDESPECWHAVSAAIPFMQLAKSVRVISVDRDASNRQASQAEVLAYLRCHGIGATAQVVAPELRSVGDTLLAAGAEHEAGLLIMGAYSHSRLREMLLGGATRHILKNASARPVLLAH; from the coding sequence ATGAGTATCAAGCGAATCCTGGTTCCACTTCCCGGCTCAGCCAGTCACACCGGTCAAATTGAAACGGCCCTGTCTACCGCGAAGGCATTGGGGGCTCACGTCCAGGCACTGTTCATCAGTCAGCCGCCGCCGGTCACACGTAGCGGTGTCACGCGTAGCGGTCTAACTGCCACGGAAATGGGACGAGCGGTGACCGCCGCATCGGTAAACTGGTACGCCGAGGAACGGGAGCGATCTACGCGGGATGCGCGTCAGGTTTTCGTGCAGGCCTGCGCGGTAGTCGGCATCCCGATGCTATCGGCGGACGACGAGCCCGGCAGCCCGCTCGCAGCATCCTGGCGCGAAGCCGAGGGATCGTATGTGGAAATCGCGGCGCAACGGGCCGCTGCCTTCGACCTGATGGTCGCCGCAAGCGCCACCGTGATGGAATCGTTCATGGCCATTGCCGAGCAATCGCTGCTGCAGACGCGTCGCCCCGTGCTGTTGGCGCCGGCTCGCCTGCAGAGTGATCTGACCGACAGCGTGATGATCGCCTGGGACGAGAGCCCGGAATGCTGGCATGCGGTCTCGGCTGCCATACCGTTCATGCAACTCGCCAAATCAGTGCGGGTCATAAGCGTTGATCGGGACGCCAGCAATCGCCAAGCCTCGCAGGCGGAGGTGCTTGCCTATTTGCGCTGTCATGGCATCGGAGCGACTGCGCAGGTGGTTGCACCGGAATTGCGCTCGGTGGGCGATACGCTGCTCGCGGCGGGGGCAGAGCATGAAGCCGGCCTGCTGATCATGGGCGCCTATTCCCATAGCCGCCTGCGCGAGATGCTTCTGGGCGGGGCCACGCGCCACATCCTTAAGAACGCTTCGGCACGCCCCGTTCTCTTGGCGCATTAG
- a CDS encoding SDR family oxidoreductase, producing the protein MSPLSRSSHALVTGGGRGIGLAISAALSKAGATVTVLGRNRATLDEAVASGAAQFAAVADVADQASVKSAIAEAAARQPIDILVANAGAAESAPFGRSDAALFQRMMDVNFMGVVHATQAVLPGMVERRHGRIIAVASTAGLKGYAYVSAYSAAKHAVVGLVRSLALETAKSGVTVNAVCPGFTETDLLEGSIDNIIKKTGRSREQAIAELSKHNPQGRLVAPSEVADTVLWLCGEGASAITGQAIAVAGGEV; encoded by the coding sequence ATGTCCCCATTGTCGCGTTCCTCCCATGCGCTCGTCACCGGTGGCGGGCGAGGCATCGGCCTTGCGATATCGGCCGCGCTGTCGAAAGCGGGCGCAACGGTGACGGTGCTCGGCCGCAACCGCGCGACGCTGGATGAAGCCGTGGCGTCCGGCGCGGCGCAGTTCGCAGCCGTGGCCGATGTTGCCGATCAGGCGTCGGTCAAATCGGCCATAGCGGAGGCCGCCGCGCGGCAACCGATCGACATCCTCGTTGCCAATGCGGGCGCGGCGGAATCCGCGCCGTTCGGCCGCTCCGATGCGGCGCTGTTCCAGCGGATGATGGACGTCAATTTCATGGGCGTGGTCCACGCCACGCAGGCGGTATTGCCTGGAATGGTCGAGCGCCGTCACGGGCGGATCATTGCCGTCGCGTCCACCGCCGGTTTGAAAGGCTACGCTTACGTCTCGGCCTACAGCGCGGCCAAACACGCCGTCGTCGGCCTCGTCCGTTCGCTGGCGCTGGAGACGGCGAAGAGCGGCGTCACCGTCAACGCCGTCTGCCCCGGCTTCACCGAAACCGATCTGCTGGAAGGCTCGATCGACAACATCATCAAGAAGACCGGCCGCAGCCGCGAGCAGGCCATCGCGGAACTGTCGAAGCACAATCCGCAGGGGCGCCTCGTGGCGCCATCGGAAGTGGCTGATACCGTGCTCTGGCTGTGCGGCGAAGGCGCCAGTGCCATCACTGGACAGGCCATCGCGGTGGCCGGCGGCGAAGTCTGA
- a CDS encoding bifunctional salicylyl-CoA 5-hydroxylase/oxidoreductase, with the protein MKIAIIGGGPAGLYAAILLKKQRPQAEITVYERNRTDDTFGFGVVFSDATLDNFEKYDPPSYRRITQEFAYWDDIAVHFRGTVHRVGGNGFCGCSRRTLLLILQERARELGVTLLFETDIDDEARFADADLIVIADGINSRFRDKHIEHFQPQVDLRSNKFAWMGSTKPLDAFTFIFQETEWGPFIAHAYQYEAGRSTWIFETDAETFQRAGLEGLSEQQSADRMAEIFGWFLDGHPLLINRSMWRNFPMIRSQRWVKDNMVLLGDAKATAHFSIGSGTKLAMEDAIALADAMAQAPTVHDALQTYEHGRREEVEKTQHAADVSLVWFEHVDRFWDFDPVQFAFGVMTRAKAITYDNLTLRAPEFVREVDKAFAMQVRSKGFDVDVDKPTAPMFQPLKLREMEVANRAVVSPMCMYSAKEGVPGDFHLVHYGSRAIGGAGLIFTEMTCVGRDARITPGCTGLWNDEQQAAWTRIVDFVHANSAAKICLQLGHAGRKGATKLMWEGMDRPLEQGGWDTISASPLPYFPDSQVPREMDRAAMDRVKQEFAAAALRGEACGFDMLEMHCAHGYLLASFISPLTNTRTDEYGGTLANRLRYPLEVFEAMRAAWPAHKPMSVRISATDWAAGGITGDDAVAVARAFGEAGVDLVDVSTGQTVRDAQPIYGRMFQTPFSDQVRNEARVATMCVGNITTADQINTILAAGRADLVALARPHLVDPSFTMRAAAWYGADIACPPQYLPGKEQIFRNSVRDRQDFEDLKIKGKPKTRAELKAEATKPLAAE; encoded by the coding sequence ATGAAGATCGCGATTATCGGCGGCGGACCGGCCGGTCTCTACGCCGCGATCCTCTTGAAGAAACAGCGGCCCCAGGCCGAGATCACGGTCTATGAGCGCAACCGCACCGACGACACGTTCGGCTTCGGCGTGGTATTTTCAGATGCGACGCTCGACAATTTCGAGAAGTACGATCCGCCGAGCTACCGCCGCATCACCCAGGAATTCGCCTATTGGGACGACATCGCCGTGCACTTCCGCGGTACGGTCCACCGCGTCGGCGGCAACGGCTTTTGCGGCTGCTCGCGCCGGACGCTGCTGCTGATCCTGCAGGAGCGCGCCCGCGAACTCGGCGTGACGCTGCTGTTCGAAACCGATATCGACGACGAAGCGCGATTTGCCGATGCCGATCTGATCGTGATCGCTGACGGCATCAACAGCCGCTTTCGCGACAAGCACATCGAACACTTCCAGCCGCAGGTCGATCTGCGCTCCAACAAGTTCGCATGGATGGGCTCGACCAAGCCGCTCGACGCCTTCACCTTCATCTTCCAGGAGACCGAGTGGGGCCCGTTCATCGCGCACGCTTATCAGTATGAGGCGGGACGCTCGACCTGGATTTTCGAGACCGATGCCGAAACCTTCCAGCGCGCCGGGCTCGAAGGCCTGAGCGAACAGCAATCCGCCGACCGGATGGCCGAGATCTTCGGCTGGTTCCTCGACGGCCATCCGCTGCTGATCAACCGCTCGATGTGGCGCAATTTTCCGATGATCCGCAGCCAGCGCTGGGTCAAGGACAACATGGTGCTGCTCGGCGACGCCAAGGCGACGGCGCATTTCTCGATCGGCTCCGGCACCAAGCTCGCGATGGAAGACGCGATTGCGCTTGCCGATGCGATGGCGCAGGCGCCGACCGTTCACGATGCCTTGCAGACCTACGAGCATGGCCGGCGCGAGGAGGTCGAGAAGACCCAGCACGCCGCCGACGTGTCGCTGGTCTGGTTCGAGCATGTCGACCGCTTCTGGGATTTCGATCCGGTGCAGTTTGCGTTCGGCGTGATGACCCGCGCCAAGGCGATTACCTACGATAACCTCACGCTGCGCGCGCCGGAGTTCGTTCGCGAGGTCGACAAGGCGTTTGCAATGCAGGTTCGTTCAAAGGGCTTCGACGTCGATGTCGACAAACCCACGGCGCCGATGTTCCAGCCGCTCAAGTTGCGCGAGATGGAAGTTGCGAATCGCGCGGTGGTGTCGCCGATGTGCATGTACTCCGCGAAGGAAGGCGTGCCCGGCGATTTCCATCTGGTGCATTACGGCTCGCGCGCCATCGGCGGCGCCGGGCTGATTTTCACGGAGATGACCTGCGTCGGCCGCGACGCCCGCATCACGCCCGGCTGTACTGGTCTGTGGAACGACGAGCAGCAGGCCGCTTGGACGCGGATCGTCGATTTCGTCCACGCCAATTCGGCGGCAAAGATCTGCCTGCAGCTTGGACATGCTGGCCGCAAAGGCGCGACCAAACTGATGTGGGAGGGCATGGACCGGCCGCTGGAGCAAGGCGGTTGGGATACGATCTCGGCGTCGCCATTGCCGTACTTCCCCGACAGCCAGGTGCCGCGCGAGATGGATCGCGCCGCGATGGACCGCGTCAAGCAGGAGTTCGCAGCGGCAGCCTTGCGTGGCGAGGCCTGCGGCTTCGACATGCTCGAGATGCACTGCGCCCATGGCTATCTGCTGGCGAGCTTCATTTCGCCGCTGACCAACACGCGCACCGACGAATATGGCGGCACGCTCGCCAACCGGCTGCGCTATCCGCTGGAAGTGTTTGAAGCGATGCGTGCGGCATGGCCCGCGCACAAGCCGATGTCGGTTCGCATTTCCGCCACCGACTGGGCCGCGGGCGGCATCACTGGCGACGACGCGGTGGCGGTCGCACGCGCGTTTGGCGAAGCCGGCGTCGATCTGGTCGATGTCTCCACGGGCCAGACCGTGCGCGACGCGCAGCCGATCTACGGCCGGATGTTCCAGACGCCATTCTCCGATCAGGTCCGGAACGAAGCCCGGGTCGCGACCATGTGCGTCGGGAACATCACCACCGCAGACCAGATCAACACCATCCTCGCCGCCGGCCGCGCCGATCTCGTCGCGCTCGCCCGGCCGCACCTGGTGGATCCATCCTTCACGATGCGGGCGGCGGCCTGGTATGGCGCCGATATCGCCTGTCCGCCGCAATATCTGCCGGGCAAGGAGCAAATCTTCCGCAACAGTGTGCGTGACCGGCAGGATTTCGAGGACCTCAAAATTAAGGGTAAGCCGAAAA